The following are encoded together in the Astyanax mexicanus isolate ESR-SI-001 chromosome 8, AstMex3_surface, whole genome shotgun sequence genome:
- the LOC103024083 gene encoding uncharacterized protein LOC103024083, whose amino-acid sequence MFCNKGFAMIQLYVAALLPIILGVTSNEDIVFLERIKFSHVGENISLTCNFTSLDATATAWFKQIPGEKPLRIVSAFRAASVEFDNGFDKRGRFIALREANKFTLNITNAETSDSAIYYCSVAAYASIGLGACTVLVLEDHPGVFQPPVSNPIKLGGNTSLECSILTNRCSEDHSVYWFRHGSGESDPGIIFTHGNRSDQCKKSSETVSPTQSCIYKLPKNNLSLSDAGTYYCAVAACGEILYGNGTKLDFTGENCVLDPKTIILAASNIISLVVILFMCRRRCENRHKDAEGHTVYTNQAENTDDVNYAALSIAQPSFSTRSRVKNSSDQPVYSKVFYHQ is encoded by the exons ATGTTTTGCAATAAGGGATTTGCAATGATTCAACTATATGTGGCTGCCTTACTTCCTATAATATTAG GGGTCACATCAAACGAGGACATTGTCTTTCTGGAAAGAATCAAATTCAGTCATGTTGGAGAAAATATTAGTCTAACGTGCAATTTTACATCCCTTGATGCAACAGCTACTGCATGGTTCAAACAGATTCCGGGAGAAAAACCTCTTCGTATCGTTTCTGCCTTTCGTGCTGCATCAGTTGAATTTGATAACGGTTTTGATAAGAGAGGTCGCTTTATTGCTTTAAGAGAAGCAAACAAATTTACTCTGAATATTACAAATGCAGAAActtctgattctgctatttattaCTGTTCAGTTGCAGCTTATGCCAGCATTGGATTGGGAGCCTGCACAGTTTTAGTCCTTGAAG ATCACCCTGGTGTTTTCCAGCCTCCCGTATCAAATCCTATTAAACTGGGAGGAAATACATCTCTAGAGTGCTCAATACTCACAAACAGATGTTCCGAAGATCACAGTGTGTACTGGTTCAGAcacggatcaggagaatctgatccaggaatcatcttcactcatggaaacaggagtgatcagtgtaagaaaagctctgagactgtttctcctacacagagctgtatctacaaacTCCCCAAGAACAACCTCAGCCTCTCTGATGCTGGAACTTACTACTGTGCTGTAGCTGCATGTGGAGAGATACTGTACGGGAATGGAACAAAACTGGACTTTACTGGAG AGAACTGCGTTTTGGACCCGAAGACCATTATTTTAGCAGCATCAAATATCATATCCTTGGTGGTGATTTTATTTATGTGCAGAAGACGATGCGAAAATCGTCACAAAG ATGCTGAAGGccacacagtatatacaaaccAG GCTGAAAACACTGATGACGTGAACTACGCAGCTCTCAGCATCGCTCAACCCTCCTTCTCAACAAGAAGCAGAGTAAAGAACAGCAGTGATCAGCCTGTGTACTCAAAGGTCTTTTACCACCAGTAG